In the genome of Scylla paramamosain isolate STU-SP2022 chromosome 49, ASM3559412v1, whole genome shotgun sequence, one region contains:
- the LOC135095506 gene encoding uncharacterized protein LOC135095506, translating into MGCVFDGLPYPAESLRCGTQAELSLFCSSFLCLLLMMYFMCVDDTLLYDNSIEEAFWHTYDFLATCASKDITLKPEKFQFAQREVNFVGFCLEWDEYKPTDERLATVKSFKMPEKPSISDIRSWYRFVNQRAPFLATAPIMNDFRELLRKTHWENCVLGRTTEEVSSSSGHQMPTRPGRPCILQQHTAHSSHHRLEQGGHRIRHTAAVLSLFFRCRPFLLQVGVALGFVRQPPPHRHRGRLRCCGRRNVGCSVVSPKSQAVPARVSKPHHHHRPSPAHETFRGQSSFTEVINPRLFRLKERTLQYHFQVKYLHGKRNPVADFLSRYLALRSPQANTNADLEEDLDQAFAAAVIAAVGHEGHILDESIVKQFAANDPVYQLLLAKVSAGDWHQHKSQACLRPFFGVREIG; encoded by the coding sequence ATGGGTTGTGTGTTTGATGGCTTGCCTTACCCTGCGGAGTCTCTCAGATGTGGCACTCAGGCGGAGTTGTCACTCTTTTGTAgtagtttcttgtgtcttttgttaaTGATGTATTTTATGTGCGTGGATGACACCTTACTCTACGACAACAGCATTGAGGAGGCCTTCTGGCATACCTACGATTTCCTAGCGACGTGCGCATCGAAAGACATCACCCTAAAACCAGAAAAGTTCCAGTTCGCGCAGAGGGAAGTCAACTTTGTGGGTTTCTGTCTCGAGTGGGACGAATACAAGCCTACAGACGAGCGCCTCGCGACGGTTAAGAGCTTCAAGATGCCTGAAAAGCCCTCCATTTCAGACATAAGGTCGTGGTACAGGTTTGTAAATCAGCGTGCGCCATTCCTCGCCACAGCACCGATTATGAATGACTTCAGGGAGCTCCTGAGAAAAACCCATTGGGAAAACTGTGTACTGGGACGAACAACTGAAGAAGTTTCATCAAGCTCAGGACACCAGATGCCAACTCGCCCGGGGAGGCCTTGCATACTACAACAACACACGGCCCACAGCAGCCATCACAGATTGGAGCAAGGAGGGCATCGGATTCGTCATACTGCAGCAGttctgtcactgttcttccgCTGCCGCCCCTTTCTGCTGCAAGTCGGGGTGGCGCTTGGCTTTGTGCGGCAGCCGCCACCTCACCGCCACCGAGGCCGGCTACGCTGCTGTGGAAGGAGAAATGTTGGCTGTAGTGTGGTGTCTCCAAAAAGCCAGGCTGTTCCTGCTAGGGTCTCCAaacctcaccatcatcaccgacCATCGCCCGCTCACGAAACTTTTAGGGGACAGAGCTCTTTTACAGAGGTAATCAACCCGCGGCTCTTCCGTTTGAAGGAGCGGACCCTGCAGTACCATTTCCAGGTGAAGTACCTGCATGGAAAGAGAAACCCCGTAGCAGACTTCCTATCGCGATATCTAGCGCTCAGAAGTCCCCAGGCGAATACCAACGCTGACCTGGAGGAGGACCTCGACCAGGCATTTGCGGCCGCCGTGATTGCTGCAGTCGGACATGAAGGACACATCCTAGACGAGTCGATCGTGAAACAGTTCGCCGCCAACGACCCCGTGTACCAGCTGTTGCTTGCCAAAGTATCAGCCGGAGACTGGCACCAACACAAGTCACAGGCCTGTTTACGCCCCTTCTTTGGTGTGAGAGAGATAGGCTAG